Below is a window of Myxococcus guangdongensis DNA.
TGGTGCCGGTACCGGGCTGCTGAGGCTGCTCGGGCGCCGTGTACGTGCTGCCGCACGACACGTAGGTGCCACCGCACGTGCCAACGGCATCCCGGGAGGCCAGGCCACCGATGACGACGTCGAGGTCGTCCGGCGACAGCTGGGACTCCTGGATCCACGACTCCGTCACCTGCCCACTGCTGACAATGGTGTCCTTCATGATGCACCTCTTGTGCTTGGGTTTGGGTGCTGCGGTGCATGCCGGGGCTCCGACGCGAGGCGAGACCTGGCTCGAGAGATGAGTCAGGTCAGGCAGGTTGGAGTTCTTGGCAGGCGCAAGCATTAATCCATTCTTTGGGGTGCGAGGCAATGGGGGGTGTATTGTTTTAGGGATGTCCTGGGTTGAAGACAGTCAAAGGGCGTGGGAGCCAGCGATGGGTGTTCGCGGACTCCCACGAGGTCAGCTCAATGGCTCATCGCCACGGCGGACCACCGCGAGATGACGCGGGGCGGCTGGGGCCTACGTGGCGACGGGGCCGGTCGGCACGGGCTGCGTCGGCGCGGGCTGCTCCGGCGCGGTGTACGTGCTGCCGCAGGAGATGTACGTGCTGCCGCACGTGCCAACGCCCACGTTGGAGACCAGGCCGCCGATGACGGCGTCCAGGTCGTCCGGGGAGAGCTGAGACTCCTGAACCCAGTTGTCGGTCGACTGCTCGCTGCTGACGATGGTGTCCTTCATGGTGCTCCTCTTGCTGTTGGGTTGGATGCTGCGGTGCGCGCCAGTGAGGGCGATGTGATGCCTTCACGGCGAGCGTGTTTATTATCCACTGCGAGAAAGTCTCGACAATGGGTCATTGTGTATCTGTCTTGTGTTGTCGGGCTGGATAATTCCGTGATGCAAGGGCTGGATGGTGAGTGATTGGAGTGCGGGAGGACCCGCGCGTCGGCGTTGACTGAGGGGTTGTACTTAGCTGCGACGCGGCATGCGTCAGGTGAGTCAGACATGTCTCGGGAGGAGATGTCTGGATGACGCGGACGGTCTGGCTTCGACCCCATGTCTCGACTGTGTCTATGATGGCTCGCGTGTCGGGGGCGCGGAGGCGCTGCCCGTTCGGGGACAGGAGCTCGCCGTGCAGCGCAAGGCATCCATCTTCAGACGCGAGGCGATGGAGCACCATCGGGAGGGCCCGAAGGGGCGCGGCGACGTGCTGCGCATCGCGCCGACGTGGGTGCACCGCGCGTACTGGGTCCTGATGGCGGCGCTGGCGTCGCTCCTGGTGTTCGGTGTGCTGGGCCGCGTGGATGAGTATGCCTCCGGGCCCGCGCTGGTCCGGGTGACGGAGCTGACGCCCCTGGTGAGCCCCACGTCGGGCGTGGTGGCGCACGTGCGCGTGCAGCCCGGGCAGAAGGTCCTCGCGGGCCAGCCCCTGGTCGGCCTGGTGCACGCGCCCGCCTCAACCGAGCAGTCCGTGTCCCAGCGGGAGCTGACCGCGCCCTTCGAGGGCGTGGTGAGGGACGTGGACGCGCGGCCGGGGCAGCAGCTCGCGCCGGGGCAGCGGGTGCTCTCCCTGACGGCGCGGGAGGCGTCGATGACGCTCAACGTCTTCCTGCCGGGCCGGTTCCAGCCGCTCTTGCGGCCGGGGATGGCGCTGCGCGCCGAGCTCGAGGGCTTCGAGCGCTCCTATCAGGACCTGGTCATCGTCTCCGTGGGGGACCAGCTCATCGCCCCCGGCGAGCTCAAGCGCTACCTGGGCGCGGAGCTGGAGGGGCGGCAGGGGACGGCGGAGGCGGTGGTCCTGGTGACGGCGCGCCTGCCGGGGCCCACCTTCGAGAGCCAGGGGTTGTCCTTCGGCTATGTCGACGGGATGCCCGCGCGCGCGCAGGTTCGCGTGCGCTCCGAGCGTCTCTTGATGCAACTGCTGCCCGGCTTGAGAGGACGGTTGTAGATGTCGACGCAGAAGAAGCCAGGGCTGCTGGAGCGCTTTCCCGCCTTCCGGCGCGTCCGCACGGGCCCCTTGCGCCGGCGCATCCCGGAGGTGCGCCAGATGACCGTGGCCGACTGCGGCGCGGCGTGTCTGGCCATGGTGCTGGGCTACCACGGGCGGGCGATGAGCCTGGAGGAGGTCCGCACGGCGACGGGCGTGGCGCGCGACGGCACCAGCGCCCGGGCCCTCCTCGACTCGGCGCGCCGGTTGGGGTTGCGCGGACGCGGCGTCTCCATCGACCTGGACCGGCTGCCCTTCCTGCCGCCGGGCACCATCCTGCACTGGCGCTTCTCGCACTACGTCGTGCTGGAGCGGCAGGTGCCCGGCGGCGTGGCCATCGTCGACCCGGAGCAGGGCCGCCGGGTCGTGACGATGGAGCAGTTCAGCCAGTGCTTCACCGGCGTGGCGCTGCTGCTCGAGCCCGCCGACGACTTCACGCCCGGCTCGACGCGGCGCGGGACGTGGCGCTACCTCTGGCCGCTCCTGCGCGAGTCGGGGACGCTCAGCCGCATCGTCGTGCTGTCGGGCTCGCTGCAGCTGTTCGCCCTGGGGCTGCCCCTGTTGACGGGGATGGTGGTGGACCGGGTGGTGCCCCGGGCGGACTACGGGCTGCTCGGGGTGCTCGCGGCGTTGATGGGCACGCTGCTGCTGTTCCAGTTCCTCGCGTCCCTGGTGCGCTCCCAGCTGCTGCTGGAGCTGCACTCGCGCATCGACTCGGCCGTGACGCTCGGGTTCCTCGAGCACCTGGTCAGCCTGGCCTACCCCTTCTTCCAGCTGCGCCCGGTGGGCGACCTGGTGATGCGGCTCAACATCCAGACGCGGGTGCGCGACATCCTCTCCAGCGCCGCGGTGTCGGGCCTGCTGGACGGCTCGCTGGTCCTGCTCAACCTGGGCGTGCTGCTGGTGGCGGACGTCCGGCTGGGCGTGCTGGTCGTCGGCCTGGGCCTGGCGCAGCTGGTGGTCCTGCTGGCGGGGCGCCGCTGGATGAAGAGCCTGATGTCGCGCTACCTGGAGCTGGATGCGAAGAACCAGGACTACCAGATTGGGATGCTGTCGGGGATGCAGACGCTCAAGGCGTTCGGCGTCGAGCAGGACGCCGTGCAGCACTACTCCGGCTTCTACGTGGACCTGCTCAACGTCGCGCTCGAGCGGGGGCGGCTGGGCGCCTGGCTGGACTCGTTGAACGCCTCCTTGCGGATGGCCTCGCCGCTGGTCGTGCTCTGTGTCGGCGCCTACCAGGTGATGGAGGGCCACCTGTCCCTGGGCGGGATGCTCAGCCTGAGCGCGCTGTCGGTGACGCTGCTGGCGTCGCTCTCGGCGCTCGTCGCCACGGGCGGACAGCTGCAGTACCTGGGCAGCTACCTGGAGCGCATCAACGACGTGATGGACACCCCGCCCGAGCGCGACCGGCAGAGCCTGGGCGCGAGCCGGAAGCTCGAGGGGAACATCGAGCTGAAGGCGGTGTCCTTCCGCTACCACCCCACGTCCCCGCTGGTGGTGCAGGACGTCTCGCTGCGCATCGACAAGGGGCAGCTCGTCGCCATCGTCGGGCGCTCCGGCTCCGGCAAGAGCACCCTGGCCAACCTCATGCTGGGGCTCTACCTGCCCACCGAGGGACAGGTCGCCTACGACGACATGGACCTGGCGCGGCTGGACCTGCATGACGTCCGGCGGCAGATGGGCATCGTGCTGCAGGACCTGTCGCTGCTGGGCAGCACGCTGCGCGACATCATCGCGGTGGGCAACCCGGAGGTGTCCCTGGAGCGCGTCACGGAGGCCGCGCGCCTGGCGCAGATTCACGACGACATCATGGCCATGCCCATGCAGTACGACACGCCGGTGGCGGACCGGGGGCAGTCACTGTCGGGCGGGCAGCGTCAGCGCCTGGCGCTGGCCCGGGCCCTGGTGCGTCAGCCCTCGGTGCTGCTGCTCGACGAGGCGACGAGCGCGCTGGACGCGGTGACGGAGCAGCAGGTCCAGCAGGCCATCGCCACGCTGGACTGCACGCGCATCGTCATCGCCCACCGGCTGAGCACGGTGCGCCGCGCGGACGTCATCTTCGTGATGGACGAGGGGCGCGTGGTGGAGCGTGGGACCCACGAGGAGCTGCTCGCGGGGCACGGCGTCTACGAGCAGCTGGTCCGGGCCCAGATGGAGCGCCCCCAGGCGCTGGCCGGCTGAGGGCTACTCGCTGCGCAGCGCGACCACGGGGTCCAGGCGGGTGGCGCGCCAGGCGGGCACGAGGCTCGCCAGCAGCGCCACCAGCCCGAGCGTGGTGGCCACCGCGACGTAGGTGAGGACGTCGGTGCGCTCGACGCCGAAGAGCATGTTGCGCAGCAGCTGGCTCGCCACGAAGGCCAGCACGGTGCCGAGCAGCAGCCCGAAGCCGGCCAGGCGCAGGTACTGGCGCACCACGAGCCGGACGACGTCGAGCCGGCCGGCGCCGAGCGCCATGCGGATGCCGAATTCGCGCGTGCGGTGGCTCACCGAGTGCGCGACGACGCCGTAGATGCCGAGCGTCGCGAGCGCCAGGGCCAGCAGGGAGAAGCTGGCGACGAGCACCATGTAGAAGCGCGGCTGGGCCACGGACTGGGCCAGGACGCTGTCCATGGTGCGCACGTTGGCGACCGGCAAATCCTTGTCGAGCCCCTGGACCTCGCGGCGCACCAGGGCCGCCAGCGCGAGCGGCTCCGAGTCGGTGAGCACCGTGAGCTTCATGGCGTTGGCGCGCGCCTGGGCGAACGGGACGTAGACCTCCGAGGAGGGCCGGTGCTTGATGCCCCCGTGGAGGACGTTGCCCACCACGCCCACGATTTCACCGCCGAAGCGCCCGTTGCCGAAGTCCACGCCCAGCTCCACCCGGCGCCCGAGCGGGTCCTCTCCGGGCCACAGCCTGCGCGCGGCCTCCTCGTTGATGAGCACCGCGCGCGTGCCCTCGACGGCGCCATCCTGGCTCGTCAGCGCGCGGCCCCGGTGCACGGGGATGCGCAGCGTCTCCAGGTAGCCCTCGGTGACCAGGCGCACGTTGACGATGGCCTCCTGGCCGGGGACGGGCGGCGGGCGGGCCAGGTCCTGCAGGGGCGACGCCATGGCGCTCCCCGTCAGCGGCAGGTGGATGGCCAGCCCCGCGTGCTGGACGCCGGGCAGGTGGCGCACCCGCTCCAGCAGGGTGTCGTAGAAGGACTGCACCGCCGGACTCCCCCAGGGATAGCGGCTCTCCGGCAGCGCCAGGTCCAGGGTGAGGACGCGGTCCGTCTTGAAGCCCGGGTCCACCTGCTGGAGCTTGAGGAAGCTCTTGAGGAGCAGCCCGGCGCTCACCAGCAGCACCACCGCCAGCGCCGTCTCG
It encodes the following:
- a CDS encoding HlyD family efflux transporter periplasmic adaptor subunit, translated to MQRKASIFRREAMEHHREGPKGRGDVLRIAPTWVHRAYWVLMAALASLLVFGVLGRVDEYASGPALVRVTELTPLVSPTSGVVAHVRVQPGQKVLAGQPLVGLVHAPASTEQSVSQRELTAPFEGVVRDVDARPGQQLAPGQRVLSLTAREASMTLNVFLPGRFQPLLRPGMALRAELEGFERSYQDLVIVSVGDQLIAPGELKRYLGAELEGRQGTAEAVVLVTARLPGPTFESQGLSFGYVDGMPARAQVRVRSERLLMQLLPGLRGRL
- a CDS encoding peptidase domain-containing ABC transporter; the encoded protein is MSTQKKPGLLERFPAFRRVRTGPLRRRIPEVRQMTVADCGAACLAMVLGYHGRAMSLEEVRTATGVARDGTSARALLDSARRLGLRGRGVSIDLDRLPFLPPGTILHWRFSHYVVLERQVPGGVAIVDPEQGRRVVTMEQFSQCFTGVALLLEPADDFTPGSTRRGTWRYLWPLLRESGTLSRIVVLSGSLQLFALGLPLLTGMVVDRVVPRADYGLLGVLAALMGTLLLFQFLASLVRSQLLLELHSRIDSAVTLGFLEHLVSLAYPFFQLRPVGDLVMRLNIQTRVRDILSSAAVSGLLDGSLVLLNLGVLLVADVRLGVLVVGLGLAQLVVLLAGRRWMKSLMSRYLELDAKNQDYQIGMLSGMQTLKAFGVEQDAVQHYSGFYVDLLNVALERGRLGAWLDSLNASLRMASPLVVLCVGAYQVMEGHLSLGGMLSLSALSVTLLASLSALVATGGQLQYLGSYLERINDVMDTPPERDRQSLGASRKLEGNIELKAVSFRYHPTSPLVVQDVSLRIDKGQLVAIVGRSGSGKSTLANLMLGLYLPTEGQVAYDDMDLARLDLHDVRRQMGIVLQDLSLLGSTLRDIIAVGNPEVSLERVTEAARLAQIHDDIMAMPMQYDTPVADRGQSLSGGQRQRLALARALVRQPSVLLLDEATSALDAVTEQQVQQAIATLDCTRIVIAHRLSTVRRADVIFVMDEGRVVERGTHEELLAGHGVYEQLVRAQMERPQALAG